One region of Labrus mixtus chromosome 1, fLabMix1.1, whole genome shotgun sequence genomic DNA includes:
- the anp32a gene encoding acidic leucine-rich nuclear phosphoprotein 32 family member A isoform X1 — MDMKKRIHLELRNRTPSDVKELVLDNCRSNEGKIEGLTDEFEELEFLSTINVGLTTVAHLPKLNKLKKLELSDNRISGGLEVLAAKCPNLTNLNLSGNKIKDLSTIEPLKELATLKSLDLFNCEVTNLNEYRDNVFKLLPQLTYLDGYDKDDKEAPDSDTEVYPEGLDDDEDDDDDEEEYDEDTAPGDEEEEEGEEDEEENEEEEDLSGEEEEEEDLNDKEVDDEDDEEEERGQKRKRELDEEGEEDEDD; from the exons ATGGATATGAAGAAAAGAATTCATCTAGAGTTGCGGAACCGCACTCCGTCAGAC gtcaAAGAACTCGTGCTAGACAACTGTCGCTCGAATGAAGGAAAGATTGAGGGACTAACAGACGAATTTGAGGAGCTGGAATTTCTTAGCACAATCAACGTTGGACTGACGACAGTCGCCCACTTGCCCAAGTTAAATAAACTCAAAAAG CTTGAACTCAGCGATAACAGGATCTCAGGAGGGTTGGAAGTTCTGGCAGCCAAATGCCCCAACCTCACAAATCTCAACCTCAGCGGAAACAAAATCAAAGACCTCAGCACAATAGAACCATTG AAAGAATTGGCCACCCTGAAAAGCTTAGATCTGTTTAACTGTGAAGTGACAAACCTGAACGAATACAGAGACAACGTGTTCAAGCTACTACCGCAGCTCACGTACCTGGACGGATACGACAAAGACGACAAAGAGGCTCCAGATTCTGACACTGAGGTTTACCCTGAGGGCCTGGATGacgatgaggatgatgatgatg ATGAGGAGGAGTATGATGAAGACACAGCAccaggagatgaggaggaggaggaaggagaggaagatgaagaggagaatgaagaagaggaggacctCAGTGGAGAG gaggaagaggaggaagatttgAATGACAAAGAggttgatgatgaagatgatgaag AAGAAGAGCGGGgtcagaagagaaaaagggagctCGACgaagaaggggaggaagatgaagacgaTTGA
- the anp32a gene encoding acidic leucine-rich nuclear phosphoprotein 32 family member A isoform X2, whose translation MDMKKRIHLELRNRTPSDVKELVLDNCRSNEGKIEGLTDEFEELEFLSTINVGLTTVAHLPKLNKLKKLELSDNRISGGLEVLAAKCPNLTNLNLSGNKIKDLSTIEPLKELATLKSLDLFNCEVTNLNEYRDNVFKLLPQLTYLDGYDKDDKEAPDSDTEVYPEGLDDDEDDDDDEEEYDEDTAPGDEEEEEGEEDEEENEEEEDLSGEEEEEEDLNDKEVDDEDDEEERGQKRKRELDEEGEEDEDD comes from the exons ATGGATATGAAGAAAAGAATTCATCTAGAGTTGCGGAACCGCACTCCGTCAGAC gtcaAAGAACTCGTGCTAGACAACTGTCGCTCGAATGAAGGAAAGATTGAGGGACTAACAGACGAATTTGAGGAGCTGGAATTTCTTAGCACAATCAACGTTGGACTGACGACAGTCGCCCACTTGCCCAAGTTAAATAAACTCAAAAAG CTTGAACTCAGCGATAACAGGATCTCAGGAGGGTTGGAAGTTCTGGCAGCCAAATGCCCCAACCTCACAAATCTCAACCTCAGCGGAAACAAAATCAAAGACCTCAGCACAATAGAACCATTG AAAGAATTGGCCACCCTGAAAAGCTTAGATCTGTTTAACTGTGAAGTGACAAACCTGAACGAATACAGAGACAACGTGTTCAAGCTACTACCGCAGCTCACGTACCTGGACGGATACGACAAAGACGACAAAGAGGCTCCAGATTCTGACACTGAGGTTTACCCTGAGGGCCTGGATGacgatgaggatgatgatgatg ATGAGGAGGAGTATGATGAAGACACAGCAccaggagatgaggaggaggaggaaggagaggaagatgaagaggagaatgaagaagaggaggacctCAGTGGAGAG gaggaagaggaggaagatttgAATGACAAAGAggttgatgatgaagatgatgaag AAGAGCGGGgtcagaagagaaaaagggagctCGACgaagaaggggaggaagatgaagacgaTTGA